One Saimiri boliviensis isolate mSaiBol1 chromosome 17, mSaiBol1.pri, whole genome shotgun sequence genomic window carries:
- the TTLL6 gene encoding LOW QUALITY PROTEIN: tubulin polyglutamylase TTLL6 (The sequence of the model RefSeq protein was modified relative to this genomic sequence to represent the inferred CDS: substituted 2 bases at 2 genomic stop codons) produces MGALLLHPSRRGPAGVFASGTGSPAGRDRGVGIGGAWYFPRASSXAREMPQCLTFESQEGANSEEKGESFIEDPKETMALAPVRENPEAQNGLENAQQQGKKKRKKKRMPLKNSXKKRFHCFKKVLICPGNLVHLKYDRTVLTYQDPAAACVFQFFLNISPCLAPFGLFDEGKLVHFLIHSFP; encoded by the exons ATGGGAGCGTTACTCCTTCATCCTTCGAGGAGGGGGCCAGCAGGTGTGTTTGCGAGCGGAACTGGCAGCCCAGCGGGGCGAGACCGGGGAGTAGGAATA GGGGGTGCCTGGTATTTCCCCAGAGCCTCCTCCTAGGCCAGGGAGATGCCACAGTGCCTGACTTTTGAAAGCCAGGAAGGTGCAAACTCCGAAGAGAAGGGGGAGAGTTTCATAGAAGATCCAAAAGAAACCATGGCGCTGGCTCCTGTGAGAGAGAACCCAGAGGCACAAAACGGACTTGAGAATGCCCAGCAGCAAGgcaagaagaagaggaagaaaaaaag GatgcctttaaaaaatagttgaaagaaaagatttcattgttttaagaaGGTGCTTATTTGTCCTGGAAATTTAGTACACCTTAAATATGACAGAACTGTATTGACTTATCAGGATCCAGCTGCAGCTTGTGTATTCCAGTTCTTTTTGAATATTTCACCATGCCTTGCTCCATTCGGACTGTTTGATGAAGGAAAGCTTGTCCACTTTCTAATTCATAGTTTCCCTTAA